From one Suicoccus acidiformans genomic stretch:
- the purN gene encoding phosphoribosylglycinamide formyltransferase codes for MRLALFASGSGSNVQAIIDAVQAGKLNVELVALFCDQAGARVIERAEQAGIDTLVLAPQDCPSRQAWEEAIVAFLKERKVELIVLAGFMRILGEPLLEAYPEAIVNIHPSLLPAFPGRQGIQDAYEAGVAETGVTIHWVDAGIDTGEIIVQEKVRIEADWSLDDLAQAIHQVEHRLYPATLQEIIEERRED; via the coding sequence ATGCGGTTAGCGCTGTTTGCTTCCGGAAGTGGAAGCAATGTGCAAGCAATCATCGATGCAGTCCAAGCCGGTAAGCTTAATGTAGAATTGGTTGCCTTATTCTGTGACCAAGCGGGTGCCCGAGTCATTGAACGGGCTGAGCAGGCAGGTATTGATACCCTTGTCTTGGCACCGCAAGACTGTCCAAGTCGACAAGCTTGGGAGGAAGCGATTGTTGCTTTTCTCAAAGAACGAAAGGTCGAACTGATTGTGCTGGCAGGTTTTATGCGAATCTTAGGTGAACCTTTGTTAGAAGCCTATCCCGAAGCGATTGTAAATATCCATCCGTCATTATTACCAGCCTTTCCTGGCCGTCAAGGTATTCAAGATGCCTATGAAGCAGGAGTCGCTGAGACGGGTGTGACAATTCACTGGGTCGATGCGGGGATTGATACAGGCGAGATTATTGTTCAGGAGAAGGTTAGGATTGAAGCGGACTGGTCACTTGACGATTTAGCTCAAGCAATTCATCAAGTGGAACACCGCCTTTACCCAGCGACACTCCAAGAAATTATCGAAGAAAGAAGAGAGGATTAA
- the purH gene encoding bifunctional phosphoribosylaminoimidazolecarboxamide formyltransferase/IMP cyclohydrolase, producing MKKTALLSVSDKTGIIELAQVLVDQGIALLSTGGTYEAIKAAGIPVETVDAYTGFPEMMDGRVKTLHPKVHGGILALRDNSEHQAAVQAHDIRWIDYVIVNLYPFKETISQKDVSLETAIENIDIGGPTLLRSAAKNYRFVTVVTDPRDYGRLEAELKAEGETSPEFRAYLAKKVFELTSHYDTLIADYLSQAAVQANEADQAWEHITLTYDQKETLRYGENSHQAASFYKAVNLPAFSIAAAEQHHGKQLSYNNLKDANAALQIAGEFDEPVAVAVKHMNPCGVGLGETIEEAFDRCYQADSISIFGGIVVVNRPVTAALAETLAGIFLEIIIAPSFEEAAMERLTKKKNLRLLTVDFNKRQEQPKEEFVSIPGGLLVQDTDRSEELPQEAITALPDAWEVATERAPEASEVKAMNFAMKIVKHVKSNAIVVANEYMTLGVGAGQMNRVGSAEIALDQAAEKDASLRETFVMASDAFFPMDDTVTLAHERGVTAVIQPGGSIRDEDSVKVCNDKGMAMVMTNVRHFRH from the coding sequence ATGAAGAAAACGGCTCTATTAAGTGTGTCTGATAAGACAGGGATTATTGAATTGGCTCAGGTTTTAGTAGATCAAGGGATTGCTTTGTTATCCACTGGTGGAACCTATGAAGCAATTAAAGCCGCTGGAATACCTGTGGAGACGGTGGACGCTTATACAGGTTTCCCGGAGATGATGGATGGTCGGGTAAAGACCTTGCATCCGAAAGTTCATGGTGGCATCCTTGCCTTGCGGGATAATTCAGAACATCAAGCAGCTGTCCAAGCCCATGATATTCGCTGGATTGATTATGTTATCGTTAACTTGTATCCCTTTAAAGAAACGATTAGCCAGAAGGACGTAAGTTTAGAAACCGCTATTGAGAATATCGATATTGGTGGGCCAACTTTGTTAAGAAGTGCTGCGAAGAATTACCGCTTTGTAACTGTCGTTACCGATCCACGCGACTATGGGCGTTTGGAGGCAGAACTTAAAGCTGAAGGCGAGACCAGTCCAGAATTCCGAGCTTATTTAGCGAAGAAAGTCTTTGAGTTGACCTCACACTATGACACATTAATTGCCGATTACTTAAGCCAAGCAGCAGTTCAAGCCAATGAAGCTGACCAAGCTTGGGAACATATCACTTTAACCTATGATCAGAAAGAAACCTTGCGCTACGGTGAGAATAGTCACCAAGCCGCAAGTTTCTACAAGGCAGTGAATCTACCAGCCTTCTCAATTGCAGCTGCCGAGCAGCATCATGGCAAGCAACTATCTTATAACAATTTAAAAGATGCTAATGCTGCCTTACAAATTGCCGGAGAATTTGATGAGCCAGTTGCGGTAGCGGTGAAGCATATGAACCCATGCGGGGTTGGTCTGGGTGAGACAATTGAAGAAGCCTTTGATCGTTGCTATCAAGCTGATTCGATTTCGATTTTTGGTGGGATCGTCGTTGTAAACCGTCCAGTGACAGCAGCTTTAGCAGAGACTTTAGCAGGGATTTTCTTAGAGATTATTATCGCCCCAAGTTTTGAAGAGGCGGCGATGGAACGTTTGACCAAGAAGAAGAACTTGCGCTTATTAACCGTTGACTTTAATAAGCGTCAGGAACAACCGAAAGAAGAATTTGTGTCGATTCCTGGGGGCTTACTTGTTCAAGATACGGATCGCTCAGAGGAATTACCTCAGGAAGCAATTACGGCTCTACCAGACGCATGGGAAGTTGCAACGGAGCGTGCCCCGGAAGCCAGTGAAGTGAAGGCAATGAATTTCGCAATGAAAATCGTCAAACACGTGAAAAGTAATGCCATTGTCGTAGCAAATGAATATATGACCCTTGGTGTGGGAGCGGGCCAAATGAACCGGGTCGGTTCAGCCGAAATCGCTCTAGACCAAGCTGCCGAAAAAGACGCCAGTTTACGGGAGACCTTCGTTATGGCTAGTGATGCCTTCTTCCCTATGGATGATACCGTCACCTTAGCACATGAGCGGGGGGTTACGGCGGTTATTCAACCGGGAGGTTCAATTCGTGACGAGGATAGTGTGAAAGTATGTAATGATAAAGGAATGGCCATGGTTATGACCAACGTGCGCCACTTCCGCCACTAG
- the purD gene encoding phosphoribosylamine--glycine ligase, translating to MEKVLIVGSGGREHALARAFSQSPQVSTVFVAPGNAGMVFDKIQTVALAMDDSDALLSFAQEEGIALTFVGAERPLEAGLVDAFRAAGQAIVGPTKYASQLESSKAFAKEVMHAAQVPTSSYEYFNAGDMEAAWAYLEGKGLPAVIKIDGLYAGKGVVIPESMAEAQATLERFLVEEKLPVIIEDFMVGPEFSYFTLINGTSVIPVGSACDYKRVSDNDQGLNTGGMGAFSPVPWFDEAMETEVLDTIVRPVAEEMVRRGEPFTGVLYSGLMLTAEGLKVVEFNTRFGDPETQILLPRIQDDFYDLIQAHLAAEAYEVNLSPETHLGIIVAAEGYPEAYAKGMPIRFTQAAKMEDIYFAGVQAEESGTDLVANGGRILMVTAEGANLSKARQAAYAQVDQVNLPQSFYRSDIGLHRERSN from the coding sequence TTGGAAAAAGTACTCATCGTCGGCTCAGGAGGCCGTGAGCATGCTCTAGCGCGTGCCTTTAGTCAAAGTCCGCAAGTTAGCACTGTATTCGTTGCTCCAGGTAATGCTGGTATGGTGTTTGACAAGATTCAAACCGTTGCCTTAGCCATGGATGATAGCGACGCTTTACTTTCATTTGCCCAAGAAGAAGGAATTGCACTAACCTTTGTCGGTGCAGAGCGACCCCTTGAGGCTGGCCTGGTGGATGCCTTTCGTGCAGCTGGCCAAGCGATTGTGGGACCGACCAAATACGCCAGTCAATTGGAGTCATCGAAAGCCTTTGCTAAGGAAGTTATGCACGCGGCTCAAGTGCCCACATCTTCCTATGAATATTTCAATGCAGGTGATATGGAAGCAGCGTGGGCCTATTTGGAAGGCAAGGGCTTGCCGGCTGTTATTAAAATCGACGGCTTGTATGCTGGTAAAGGGGTAGTAATTCCTGAAAGCATGGCCGAAGCTCAGGCAACCTTGGAGCGCTTCCTAGTGGAGGAGAAATTACCGGTTATTATCGAAGACTTTATGGTAGGTCCAGAGTTTTCTTACTTCACTTTAATCAACGGAACTTCAGTTATCCCAGTCGGGAGTGCCTGTGATTATAAGCGGGTGAGTGACAATGACCAAGGTTTGAATACTGGCGGTATGGGAGCTTTCTCTCCGGTACCTTGGTTTGATGAAGCCATGGAGACAGAAGTCTTGGATACGATTGTTCGTCCAGTTGCTGAAGAGATGGTGCGTCGCGGCGAACCATTTACCGGCGTATTATACAGTGGCTTAATGTTGACGGCAGAGGGGCTGAAGGTTGTCGAGTTTAATACACGTTTCGGTGATCCTGAGACACAAATTCTTTTGCCACGGATTCAAGATGATTTCTATGATTTAATTCAAGCGCATTTAGCAGCGGAAGCTTATGAGGTAAACCTCAGTCCTGAAACCCACTTGGGCATTATTGTTGCCGCTGAAGGTTATCCGGAAGCTTATGCCAAAGGGATGCCAATCCGCTTTACTCAAGCAGCCAAGATGGAAGATATCTATTTCGCTGGGGTTCAAGCAGAGGAGAGTGGGACGGATCTAGTGGCTAATGGCGGTCGCATATTGATGGTGACGGCTGAAGGCGCGAATTTATCTAAGGCCCGTCAAGCCGCTTACGCACAAGTGGATCAAGTAAACTTACCGCAAAGTTTCTACCGTTCAGATATTGGTTTACACCGGGAAAGGAGCAATTAA
- the purE gene encoding 5-(carboxyamino)imidazole ribonucleotide mutase → MGSTSDWEQMQGACELLDQLGVSYTKAVVSAHRMPDEMFSFAEGARDAGYKVIIAGAGGAAHLPGMIAAKTTLPVIGVPMKSSNLSGMDSLLSIVQMPAGVPVATMAIGQAGAKNAGLMAARILSIENAEVAANLAEYRDNARQAAQESSETLYD, encoded by the coding sequence ATGGGAAGCACCTCCGATTGGGAGCAAATGCAAGGAGCTTGCGAGCTCTTAGACCAGTTAGGGGTGAGCTATACGAAAGCAGTTGTTTCTGCTCACCGTATGCCGGATGAGATGTTCAGCTTTGCTGAGGGTGCTCGTGACGCAGGCTATAAGGTGATTATTGCCGGAGCCGGGGGAGCAGCCCACTTACCGGGCATGATTGCGGCTAAGACGACCTTGCCAGTGATTGGCGTGCCGATGAAGTCAAGTAACTTAAGCGGCATGGATTCCCTGTTATCCATCGTTCAAATGCCGGCAGGTGTGCCGGTCGCCACGATGGCTATTGGCCAAGCCGGCGCGAAGAATGCGGGCTTAATGGCAGCGCGAATTTTAAGCATTGAGAATGCCGAAGTGGCGGCTAACTTAGCCGAATACCGGGACAATGCCCGTCAAGCAGCCCAAGAAAGTAGTGAAACGCTCTATGACTAA
- the purK gene encoding 5-(carboxyamino)imidazole ribonucleotide synthase: MTKTLLPGATIGIIGAGQLGKMLAQAAQKMGYRIAMYDPNPDSCGFGVAHAHTVGDFNDRDALLAFAKDVDVLTYEFENINGELLKELEQVAYLPQGSKLLLVSQNRLREKTWLNEIGCPTAAFCEVSSPEDLQAALANFGYPAILKTNRFGYDGKGQYLLKAAEDIDGVPFTDDTDYILEAFVQFTYEASVMVSRSIDGRIEFFPITKNQHRQGILYSSLAGSEVSADVIAKMHDAAKRLAEAGELVGVCGVEFFIDEAGGVMVNEIAPRPHNSGHYSIEACNVSQYDQHILAIAGRSIVPVQLMERALMINILGQHMADLPEVFSHYPEAMVHIYDKGEAKAQRKMGHFTLLSQGPKHLEDILAESDFLKAWEAKFDQV, encoded by the coding sequence ATGACTAAAACTTTACTACCAGGCGCTACGATTGGCATCATTGGAGCAGGCCAACTAGGCAAGATGCTAGCCCAAGCTGCTCAGAAAATGGGCTATCGGATAGCCATGTACGATCCTAATCCTGATTCCTGTGGCTTTGGCGTAGCGCACGCCCATACGGTAGGGGATTTTAATGACCGGGATGCCTTGCTAGCTTTTGCCAAAGATGTGGACGTATTAACCTATGAATTCGAGAATATCAATGGGGAACTATTGAAAGAACTGGAGCAAGTAGCTTACCTACCTCAAGGAAGTAAACTTCTCCTCGTTTCCCAAAACCGCTTGCGCGAGAAGACTTGGCTTAACGAAATCGGCTGTCCAACGGCAGCTTTTTGTGAAGTAAGTAGTCCAGAGGATTTGCAGGCTGCCCTAGCTAACTTCGGTTATCCAGCGATTCTAAAGACGAACCGCTTTGGCTATGATGGCAAGGGCCAGTATTTACTCAAAGCAGCTGAGGATATTGATGGGGTACCTTTCACCGATGATACGGATTATATTCTGGAAGCTTTCGTTCAGTTTACCTATGAAGCCTCGGTAATGGTGAGTCGCAGTATTGATGGTAGAATTGAATTCTTCCCGATTACTAAGAATCAGCATCGCCAAGGTATTCTCTACAGTAGCCTTGCGGGCTCAGAGGTAAGTGCAGATGTTATTGCCAAGATGCACGACGCTGCTAAGCGCCTGGCTGAAGCCGGCGAATTGGTTGGTGTTTGTGGCGTTGAGTTCTTCATTGATGAAGCGGGCGGGGTAATGGTTAATGAAATTGCTCCCCGACCGCATAACAGTGGCCATTACAGTATTGAAGCTTGTAATGTCTCGCAATATGACCAACATATTCTGGCAATTGCGGGTCGCTCAATCGTGCCTGTGCAACTGATGGAGCGGGCTTTAATGATTAACATACTAGGCCAGCATATGGCAGACTTGCCGGAAGTATTTAGCCACTATCCGGAAGCAATGGTTCATATTTATGATAAAGGAGAAGCCAAAGCCCAACGCAAGATGGGCCACTTCACCTTATTAAGCCAGGGGCCAAAGCATTTAGAAGACATATTGGCAGAATCAGACTTCTTAAAAGCCTGGGAGGCGAAATTTGACCAAGTTTAA
- a CDS encoding phosphoribosylaminoimidazolesuccinocarboxamide synthase, producing the protein MELIYTGKTKNVYRNDAGQTVLEFKDDVTGEDGKFDPGANQVGLSIEGVGQKNLGMSAYFFEKLNTEGILTHYISSDLDGNFMTVRDAQIFGKGLEVITRYRAVGSFYRRFGDYIEEGAPLDTYMEVTLKDDERGDPFISQDALDQLGILSKEDYETLESLNAQIADFIQAELATKGLELYDLKLEFGLEQEMGQIMLIDEISGGNMRVFKGDESIEPLALAAYFIEG; encoded by the coding sequence ATGGAATTAATCTACACAGGTAAAACCAAAAATGTTTACCGCAATGATGCAGGGCAAACAGTCCTGGAATTTAAAGACGATGTCACCGGAGAAGATGGGAAATTCGATCCGGGCGCGAATCAAGTAGGCTTATCGATTGAAGGCGTTGGCCAAAAGAACCTCGGCATGTCTGCGTATTTCTTTGAGAAGTTGAATACTGAAGGCATTCTCACCCACTATATTTCAAGTGATTTAGACGGCAACTTTATGACCGTACGCGATGCACAAATCTTTGGCAAAGGCCTGGAAGTTATTACACGCTACCGTGCAGTAGGCTCTTTCTATCGCCGTTTCGGTGATTATATTGAAGAAGGTGCACCGCTAGATACTTACATGGAAGTTACCTTGAAAGACGATGAGCGTGGCGATCCCTTTATTAGTCAAGATGCCTTAGACCAACTGGGCATCTTGTCTAAGGAGGACTATGAGACTTTGGAAAGCTTGAACGCTCAAATTGCTGACTTTATTCAGGCAGAGTTGGCCACTAAGGGCTTAGAGTTGTATGACTTGAAGTTAGAATTTGGCTTAGAGCAAGAGATGGGGCAAATTATGCTCATTGACGAGATTTCAGGCGGGAACATGCGGGTGTTTAAAGGCGACGAGAGCATTGAGCCTTTAGCATTAGCGGCGTACTTTATAGAAGGATAA
- a CDS encoding phosphoribosylformylglycinamidine synthase subunit PurQ, translating into MSQFIVVLKGASAFLLKEAHNFLNLTNISQITEYHVFEFEGGDGAVVAEELFDTYELVDTLEAYDTLESFRYRQVLGQYDEVSEMTNRFVSNIYGYDMTLHHSNIVRLEGASEADMAVFKDYFINETESELVDFGALSYDMGVSSGKDLRQVEGFIDFDESQLAKLLEEYSMDMSDIRVVQEYFREEGVDPTIFQLKMIDTYWSDHCRHTTFLTELSQIEVEDGHYKEAILTALEEYNAVRSEVYGEREKKVSLMDMATINAKYAKKLGLLTNVDESDEVNACCINIKVDVDGEEEDYLLYFKNETHNHPTEIEPFGGAATCIGGGIRDPLSGRSYVHQALRITGAADPTKAYDETLPNKLPQRVITQRAAEGYSDYGNQIGQSAGFVQEFYHPGFEAKRMELGALVAAAPKSYVIRKDSEPGDKIILLGGRTGRDGLGAAVGSSKVQTDKSMELQGAEVQKGNPAIERKIIRLFRQSEATRLIKKCNDFGAGGVSVAIGELADGLTIELDKVPQKYAGMDPSEIALSESQERMAVVLDAQDVDAFVALAEAEDLEASIVAEVTDSPYMVMTYEGEEVLRLKRAFLDSNGGAKETIANIQASSIAAHYEEDRSIEQQLTDIRYTSQSALGQNFDFSIGKGTVLAPFGGASRLTTQEGMVAKIPTLGHETETVSVMAGSFLPDVASASPFHGAYYAVLNSVAKAVALGVPYQEARLTMQEFFESTETPEKWGKPAGALLGAFKAMKQLGLGAIGGKDSMSGTYEDLTVPPSVISFAVAATKVDAVNSRELKATDSKVILLEVERLADDTFDEAAMKAMFEQVTALIEAGQVRAISTLNEKTVELNLVEMALGNHIAFEMEPEFVGHKGALGFLIEVASDTDLEGAVVVAKTCEGSQVQIDQAYDLADLADVYTKPLADVFTEIEFQAVQEVKAPLAPAEGFTSDVKVLIPVMNGVNGEYDLYESFKQYTPNVDFFIIKEELAYQASIDELKARLADYDILAFPDGSILSNRMHYGQAIARVIQDMQAEIEAFIQDKYVLAIGASMAGFVRSGLIEFGKVQAGTHLTYRENPYGKFISAIVPANVHQTTAFAEEGSYTTALASYTLTLEADMAKVGEQVLSTYAHYFEDVQAIDAMTDPSGHILGVNANFERFGQGLLKNIETHEAPFVANIVRLAEGN; encoded by the coding sequence ATGAGTCAATTTATCGTTGTGCTGAAAGGTGCATCAGCATTTCTTTTGAAAGAAGCACATAACTTTTTGAACTTGACGAATATCTCACAAATTACGGAATATCACGTCTTTGAATTTGAAGGTGGCGATGGGGCAGTCGTTGCTGAGGAATTATTTGACACGTATGAATTAGTGGATACTTTAGAGGCTTACGACACTCTAGAGAGCTTCCGCTACCGTCAAGTGTTAGGCCAATACGATGAAGTGTCTGAGATGACTAACCGCTTCGTCAGCAATATCTATGGCTATGATATGACCTTGCATCACTCTAATATCGTACGTCTTGAAGGTGCTTCTGAAGCTGATATGGCAGTCTTCAAAGACTACTTTATTAATGAAACCGAAAGTGAACTGGTTGACTTTGGTGCCTTGTCTTATGATATGGGTGTTTCTAGCGGGAAAGATTTACGTCAAGTTGAGGGCTTTATCGATTTCGATGAGAGTCAATTAGCTAAATTGCTCGAAGAGTATTCAATGGATATGAGCGATATTCGCGTTGTTCAAGAATATTTCCGTGAGGAAGGCGTTGACCCGACAATCTTCCAATTGAAGATGATCGATACCTATTGGTCTGATCACTGCCGCCATACAACCTTCTTAACAGAACTTAGCCAAATTGAAGTAGAAGATGGCCACTATAAAGAAGCGATTCTTACCGCTTTAGAAGAATACAATGCTGTACGCAGTGAAGTTTACGGCGAGCGTGAAAAGAAAGTAAGCTTAATGGATATGGCTACTATCAATGCTAAATATGCTAAGAAATTAGGCCTGTTGACGAATGTGGATGAATCTGACGAAGTGAACGCTTGCTGTATCAATATTAAAGTTGATGTGGACGGCGAAGAAGAAGATTACTTGTTGTACTTCAAGAATGAAACGCATAACCACCCAACTGAGATTGAACCATTTGGCGGCGCAGCGACATGTATTGGTGGGGGAATTCGTGACCCTCTATCTGGACGTAGCTACGTGCATCAAGCTTTGAGAATTACCGGGGCAGCGGATCCTACGAAAGCTTACGATGAAACCTTACCGAACAAATTACCTCAACGGGTTATTACCCAACGGGCAGCTGAAGGTTACAGTGATTATGGCAACCAAATTGGCCAATCAGCTGGTTTCGTACAAGAGTTTTACCATCCAGGCTTTGAAGCCAAGCGTATGGAATTAGGGGCTTTAGTTGCCGCAGCGCCTAAGAGCTATGTCATTCGTAAAGACTCTGAACCTGGTGATAAAATCATCCTACTTGGTGGTCGCACTGGCCGTGACGGACTCGGGGCAGCGGTAGGTTCCTCTAAAGTTCAAACAGATAAATCGATGGAACTCCAAGGTGCGGAAGTACAGAAAGGAAATCCTGCGATTGAACGTAAGATTATCCGTTTATTCCGTCAAAGCGAGGCTACGCGTTTAATTAAGAAATGTAATGACTTTGGCGCCGGTGGGGTATCTGTAGCCATCGGTGAATTAGCAGATGGTCTGACGATTGAATTGGATAAAGTGCCACAGAAATATGCAGGCATGGATCCAAGTGAAATCGCCCTATCTGAATCACAAGAGCGGATGGCCGTTGTTCTTGATGCGCAAGATGTAGATGCCTTTGTTGCTTTAGCTGAAGCGGAAGATTTGGAAGCATCCATCGTTGCAGAAGTGACCGACTCACCGTACATGGTGATGACTTATGAGGGTGAAGAAGTACTGCGTTTGAAACGGGCATTCTTAGATTCTAACGGTGGTGCCAAAGAAACAATTGCTAATATCCAAGCAAGCAGTATTGCAGCTCATTATGAAGAAGATCGCTCTATTGAGCAGCAATTAACGGATATTCGCTATACAAGCCAAAGCGCCCTCGGCCAAAACTTTGACTTCTCCATCGGTAAAGGAACGGTGCTCGCTCCATTTGGTGGCGCAAGTCGTCTAACGACTCAAGAAGGAATGGTTGCTAAGATTCCTACTTTAGGTCATGAAACCGAAACCGTATCAGTTATGGCTGGTTCTTTCTTGCCGGATGTAGCTAGCGCCTCACCATTCCACGGTGCTTACTATGCTGTGTTGAATTCTGTCGCTAAGGCAGTAGCCTTAGGTGTGCCTTACCAAGAAGCTCGTTTAACCATGCAAGAATTCTTTGAATCAACAGAGACTCCTGAGAAGTGGGGTAAACCTGCTGGAGCCTTACTTGGAGCCTTTAAAGCGATGAAGCAACTAGGCTTAGGTGCTATTGGTGGGAAAGACAGTATGAGTGGTACGTATGAGGACTTAACGGTCCCACCTTCTGTCATTAGCTTTGCAGTGGCTGCGACTAAAGTGGATGCTGTAAACTCTCGTGAATTAAAAGCCACTGATTCAAAAGTTATCTTATTAGAAGTGGAACGCTTGGCAGACGATACCTTTGATGAAGCGGCTATGAAGGCTATGTTTGAACAAGTGACAGCCTTAATCGAAGCAGGTCAAGTGCGGGCTATTTCGACCTTAAATGAGAAGACGGTTGAATTAAACTTAGTGGAAATGGCCCTAGGTAACCATATTGCCTTTGAAATGGAGCCAGAATTTGTCGGCCATAAAGGTGCTCTAGGCTTCTTAATTGAAGTAGCAAGCGACACTGACCTTGAAGGAGCTGTTGTGGTAGCAAAGACATGTGAAGGTTCCCAAGTCCAAATCGATCAAGCATACGACTTAGCTGATTTAGCTGATGTGTATACGAAGCCACTTGCAGATGTCTTCACCGAAATTGAATTTCAAGCAGTTCAAGAGGTTAAAGCCCCACTTGCACCAGCTGAAGGCTTTACGTCTGACGTAAAGGTCTTAATTCCCGTGATGAACGGTGTAAATGGTGAGTATGATCTGTACGAAAGCTTTAAGCAATACACACCAAATGTTGATTTCTTCATTATTAAAGAAGAATTGGCTTATCAAGCATCGATTGATGAATTGAAAGCACGTTTGGCTGACTATGATATTCTTGCTTTCCCTGATGGATCTATTCTGTCTAACCGTATGCATTATGGTCAAGCAATTGCCCGCGTTATTCAAGACATGCAAGCAGAAATCGAAGCCTTTATCCAAGATAAGTACGTTCTTGCAATCGGTGCGTCGATGGCCGGCTTTGTTCGCAGTGGTCTTATAGAATTTGGCAAAGTCCAAGCAGGTACCCACTTAACTTACCGCGAGAATCCATACGGCAAATTTATCTCTGCGATTGTTCCAGCCAATGTTCATCAAACAACTGCCTTTGCTGAAGAAGGTAGCTACACCACTGCCCTTGCTTCATATACCTTAACTCTAGAAGCAGATATGGCCAAAGTTGGTGAGCAAGTGCTTTCTACTTATGCTCATTACTTTGAAGACGTCCAAGCGATTGATGCTATGACAGATCCAAGTGGTCATATTCTTGGCGTCAATGCTAACTTTGAACGTTTCGGCCAAGGTCTATTGAAGAATATCGAAACTCACGAAGCGCCATTTGTAGCGAACATCGTACGTTTGGCTGAAGGAAACTAA
- a CDS encoding L,D-transpeptidase family protein: MKKGIKVALTGALVLGVGYMAGVGFYAEKFMPNTSFTSVNISNLTLDEAQAKIESDISSREIVLEEGGQEVGRVTVGDLAPEYKTQSALKATYLAQNPANWLGNIVQAESAEATLADQVDIDEAKLAEDLSAQGITNEGREAARNAEILYSEEDGYYVEEAESGNAIDYDRLGDAIFDSIQANDDSVALEDAYDEPTVYANSEEVTGLLQEIEDTKQTEVTLQFEDEDITIPSETIEEWIHFADNNDIVIDRSQVIAYLETINEDVSTFGKTRQFESTMQGTVEVPPGILGWGIDTEAEAENIASALEKGETLVHEPAIYSTGNVGSTTDEIGDTYIEIDLTYQTMWLYYEGQLIVETPIVSGKMGAETVPGANAVNEMLTNTNLVGFNPFYNVNYSTPVSYWIRFDDQAQGIHDASWQGAFGGDIWVNSGSLGCINTPLGAVATIYEYVEIGTPVMVFH; this comes from the coding sequence ATGAAGAAAGGGATTAAAGTTGCTTTAACAGGCGCACTTGTTCTTGGAGTGGGCTATATGGCAGGCGTCGGCTTTTATGCGGAGAAATTTATGCCAAATACCAGCTTTACCTCTGTTAATATTAGCAATTTAACCTTAGATGAAGCACAAGCAAAGATAGAAAGTGATATTTCAAGCCGAGAAATTGTTCTTGAAGAAGGTGGCCAAGAAGTTGGTCGGGTCACCGTCGGAGATTTAGCTCCAGAATATAAAACCCAGTCGGCTTTAAAAGCGACATATTTAGCACAAAATCCAGCGAATTGGTTAGGGAATATTGTCCAAGCAGAGAGTGCTGAGGCAACCTTAGCTGATCAAGTGGATATTGATGAGGCGAAACTCGCTGAAGATTTATCTGCTCAAGGGATTACCAATGAGGGCCGTGAAGCAGCTCGCAATGCGGAGATTCTTTATTCTGAAGAAGATGGCTACTATGTTGAAGAAGCAGAGAGTGGCAATGCGATTGATTACGACCGGTTAGGGGACGCAATTTTTGACAGTATTCAAGCGAATGATGACTCGGTTGCCTTAGAAGATGCTTATGATGAGCCAACAGTATATGCCAATAGTGAAGAAGTAACAGGTCTTCTCCAAGAAATTGAAGACACCAAGCAAACGGAAGTAACCCTGCAATTCGAAGATGAAGATATTACCATTCCAAGTGAGACGATTGAAGAGTGGATTCACTTTGCTGACAATAATGACATTGTCATTGATCGCTCACAAGTTATAGCCTACTTAGAAACGATTAACGAAGATGTTTCAACCTTTGGCAAAACGCGGCAATTCGAGTCCACCATGCAAGGTACCGTTGAGGTACCACCAGGAATCCTTGGTTGGGGCATTGACACTGAAGCAGAAGCAGAGAATATTGCATCAGCTCTTGAAAAGGGTGAAACTTTAGTTCACGAACCAGCAATCTATAGTACAGGTAACGTGGGTAGTACGACAGATGAAATTGGCGATACTTACATTGAAATTGACCTGACTTACCAAACAATGTGGTTATACTATGAAGGTCAACTGATTGTTGAAACGCCAATTGTCTCTGGAAAGATGGGCGCTGAAACCGTTCCAGGTGCCAATGCGGTCAACGAGATGTTAACCAATACAAACTTAGTTGGTTTCAATCCATTCTACAACGTGAACTATTCGACACCTGTTAGCTATTGGATTCGCTTTGACGACCAAGCCCAAGGTATCCATGACGCCTCATGGCAAGGTGCCTTTGGTGGCGATATATGGGTAAACAGTGGCTCACTTGGCTGTATTAATACACCATTAGGTGCCGTTGCTACCATTTATGAATATGTTGAAATCGGAACACCGGTAATGGTCTTCCACTAA